The sequence gttttgattgatGTTGTTTAACATAAATTGCATTTGGAATGTACCATACTAAACTCTCGGACTAAACTATCAGTTAATATGTTGCGTAATAAAGATAgcattgaatgcatttctttgaATTGTGCGTAGTACTGTTAGCTTGAATAGTCTGAACTGCATAATGCCCATAATTGAGATGGACAGCTcataagttgtaacttttgactgatttttcagcagttttgtcttgtGTAGTCATGCATTACAGTTCCTTGCTCTACTGCCTaaagtgttttgattttttaaactttataaattatgattatatatgaaacatttatgtcatgaaatacatgctacatttatgtgataaaatacatGCTATTTGTGCAGTAATTTCATCTAGTTTAAATATCTCCTTGTGTATCAGTAGTTATTATATTCttcgaaaaaataataacataagctggaaatataaaacagttattcgaatccgaaaccgaatccgaaactgagtccAACTTCAACATCGTTGGCCTTTCAACCTCGTGCATCGAGCAGCCATACTTTCTGTGTGTCGCTACGAGATTCAGTTCCTGCTACGTCTATCTACAGTCACACCAGTGGAGCCAGTACGACATTCGGTAagaggtttatttttgtatccgtATTTAGAGCATGTGTTAACTTTGCGTGTACCGATAATATCTGTGAGTGAATGAGAGGTGAGATTGTGAgaagctgtgggtccatagctgtggtgttttcggacgggattcctgcctttacgggctggttttgactttttacgattttaaccccgccaccacagctatgggaaaatGCGTAGAAAAGCGTCCATGTTACGCCCGACAGcacccttgtcgcaactttgttcggcgatatttcgaaaagtttccatccaaattacaaattgccaacactcatcgacaacttggttattagggactcaccacgaccagaaatccgcttaaaattcactgaaatatcgccgttTTTCTAGCTTCAaccgacatgactacccggagatcgccattttgctggcgtaaaactgttgttcgaggctctctgcagaacgtcactacagtgacgtagcggtgacctctcaacttatagaaaacaaactgagtatttcatcgtgtgatatcgatgaccatcgtttgTCCTATGGACATTGCCAGTCTCACAtaactgaaatcaaactttaacttgGGAAATTCATGCGGCGCGGATGCCGGCtgtaatctctcagtttgtttttataagttgagaggtcaccgctacgtcactgtagtgacgttctgcagagagcctcgaacaacagttttacgccagcaaaatggcgatctccgggtagtcatgtcggtTGAAGCTAGAAAAAaacggcgatatttcagtgaattttaagcggatttctggtcgtggtgagtccctaataaccaagttgtcgatgagtgttggcaatttgtaatttggatggaaacttttcgaaatatcgccgaacaaagttgcgacaagggtgCTGTCGGGCGTAACATGGACGCTTTTCTACGCattttcccatagctgtggtggcggggttaaaatcgtaaaaagtcaaaaccagcccgtaaaaggcaggaatcccgtccgaaaacaccacagctatggacccacagctagatTGTGAGAAGCTGTGTGCGGAAAGAAACGGCCTCGAAGGTTATCCAAAGCACGTCACTGATAAGTCGTGTTAAAACTGATAAGTCGTGTTAAAACGTGTGGCaacatctcaccacacatcgagTATACAGTATAGGCCCTAGTTATGGTCTAGTTTAAAAAGAGTATCTAAATTTACGAGGGATCGACTGTAACAgtgttttcaatattcacgGAGTTCATTCGAAAAATGTTATTAGTCGCATGATGACGACgccattgttttacaattaggGCTCGGGCGTGCATTAAAAAACACCCGTTCCCTGATTTCTACCACACTTCGATTGAAATGATTCTTATAGTGGAAACTGAAAGTTCAACCCCGATTTGCGAgaatttttggttgtttttgggcATCGTTACTTTTGTGGAGTACGAGTCGGGGGCCCCTGTAAGGTTGTGCCGTCACGGACATAGCGGAGTAAGCGAAATGTGGTGTTTACATGGTTCAAActaggatatattttcattttaacataccgagtctgaaaacaaatgaccCTCCTGGTTTCACTTTAGTAGATAACtatatcttgtattttcactgatatcgTGAAACTTGCCAAAATGTCTCGATAGAACTTGTAGACCACGCTGTATTCCCGTTAAACACAATGGCGTTTGTTATGCCCAATCAGATTGAGCGTTCTTCCGCACGCTTTCCAATACATTCGGCATTACATAGTACAAGATATCGTAAGACGTAATCGTTGCTATGATTGGCGGAAGCATTTTCATGCCCTTCGGCATGTCGATAGGGGCCATGAGGTAAATTTTCTCAGTAGACGCAATCAGCGTtcgaaattcacgctaacccgcTAGCCCCAGACCAGCTGTTTTCATGCCGGGCCAGTAAGTTGTGAAAGAAGCAGACCCGAGTGTCCTGCTCTAAATAAAGAAGGGGTCAGCAATTTTTAATACTCTTACCCTATTCTGTTAAATTCTCAAGTAATCAAACCGcaaaatttaggaaaaaatTGGCAGGTAAAATCTCAAAAGATCGAACGGTGAAATTACTTAGCGAAAGCCTTTACAGCTACGCATTTCTCGCGACTTGCGAGATTGATGGCGCTACTCAACATCTTCCATTTGTTACGCGTTGGGGTCACGTTGGGGTAGGTTCGAGATTTCGTTTAGTCAAAATGGCAGCATTGTTTTGATGAACCTCGCCTCGCGGGTGAATATCAGTAGCGAGAAAGATGTACAGGTATTTGAATATTGAGCCACCTACAGCAGGGCCCCTGTATTTCCCTTCAAGTAAAAATTCCGTATTATGCCCAggaccagttgatttcctttcGGGCCAGTGAATTTTATAAGTTACTGGCCCGCTTGGCCAGTAGCGATTTTGCATGAGTTTCAAACACTGGACgcaatatcaagagaaatacGAGCGTGCGGAAGTGGGGCAAAGAATATGTAAAGACATTTAACACttctaaataaacaacaattatcaaacgtttatAACCCATGTGTTGCAAAATGTAACTGGCGCATTTTTCTTTCCGACCATTGTACGGCGGTGCACGGACAGTGGGCTATCGCCACcggaaatattcacaatatagcaaggcatttctgtgttcaagatatgacggtcgatgaatttcattcggttgtaaaacgaattttaaaattaccccTCTGTGTCATAATGTGGCGTTCAAATTATGGCTAAACATTTctgtttaaaatgttgaaaaatgaagtgtagtccacagtttgtttcaacatatgcatatttattactggtatgttatttcatttcaatatattagcccatctttagtgtgtatttttttatttctttagtccatatttgtttagcagtgttctaaaattcttgaacaatttgcaaattattctaATGATATTTCAGATGCATATATTTGTGGTGATGATAACATAGTTGGTACTTTGTAAAAAGATTGAGAATTTTGTGCAGTCCAGCTGCAATTGAAACAACTGATAATGGTGTattagtttcctattggatttatATGTCAGAATTGCACAAATCTGTGCTGAATTAGAATAATGACACTGATCAAGAATTGCAtctgatttcagttttacagtggcTATTAGGAGAATGGTGTTCGCAGAGGAAATGCATAATGtgctttgaatgtaaaatcaaaatatttaatatgaaatttaaatcattttagtGAATCATAGCTAGACAACctatctctgacatatttttctttcttttgcagtactggtattcactgtgtctttactgcagctgctaatttaaaaaaagagccaaaataaatcagaatacacacacttagtacacagacatttgacaacaacatccaacagtgacattgacaatacatactaACAAGCAGAGCTTGTTagttctagaatatacagaatattatctcacatagtgagtgtctgaatgttattctgaattgtattccaaagcacattctgaaagtactcttCTGAAATATCCAATAACAGTACCTTCTGAATACTTTCTAGAAATACTGAGCTTTTCATAGTTCACCTATGCACGTATTTTGAACTATCATTGATAGTGAAGGCATTGAcaataaacatttaatatttacgtgcattatatatttaattgaacttgacattttagaaatacactgacaaatatgaaaacaaaaaagaaaagtcaaaaagCATCAAACCTTGCAAAGAAATTATACATGGAGAGCCGAAGGTCTTCCCCAAAAAGCCAATATGAGATTGTCTCAATCAGAGGTGATGGCAATTGTCTATATCGTGCTATAAGTTATGGGATCTACAATACTGAAGATTACCACATACAAATCAGACTTGGTGTTATTGATTATTTAACTACACATTGGGATGATTATAAAGATGTAATCAAAGTTGAATATGCAAGGTGGCATAAATCCAAACGAAAGAGGAATATGCACACTATATGAGCAGACATGAACCAGGTTTAGCTACATATTCAGGTCATATTGAGTTGACTGCAGCTGctattgtgtataatgtatgtatCCAAGTACATCTTGACCCTGCAAATAACCCCATAGACACTGTTGGCAATATCAATGGACCATTAATTATCCATCTTGTTTATAGAAATGCCATGCCAGACAGTGGACATTATGATTTTCTGAAACCCATTTCAAGTTCCATCACAGTTCCTACATGTAGACAGCAGTGCAAGAGAGAATGGATTCAAAAAAAGAGGGCTGatccaaatttcaaacaaaatgagaaagaaaCCGATTTAattagaaagaaaagaaaacgatgtgatgaagaaaacaaagcacAAGAGCAACAGGCAGATTTATTTCGAAAAAGAGCCAAGCGGATAGATGAAACTTACAAAGCTAATGAACAACAGAAAGACTTAATTCGAAAGAAAACAATTCGCAGAGATAAACAATGTAAAGCAAAAGAACAACAAAATCAGGCCATTTACAAGAAAACAATACGTTTGGATAAACAATATAAAGCAAAAGAACAACAGAAAGATGTAATTCGAAAGAAAGCAGTGCGTTTGGATAAACAATACAAAGCAACAGAACAACAGAAAGATGTAATTCGAAAGAAAGCAGTGCGTACAGATACACAATAT comes from Ptychodera flava strain L36383 chromosome 8, AS_Pfla_20210202, whole genome shotgun sequence and encodes:
- the LOC139139477 gene encoding golgin subfamily A member 6-like protein 1 — its product is MPDSGHYDFLKPISSSITVPTCRQQCKREWIQKKRADPNFKQNEKETDLIRKKRKRCDEENKAQEQQADLFRKRAKRIDETYKANEQQKDLIRKKTIRRDKQCKAKEQQNQAIYKKTIRLDKQYKAKEQQKDVIRKKAVRLDKQYKATEQQKDVIRKKAVRTDTQYKATEQQRDVIRKKTVRLDKKYKTTEQQNQAMYKITMRLDKQYKAKEQQKDVIRKKAVRTDKQYKATEQQRDVIRKKTALR